Proteins encoded within one genomic window of Vanrija pseudolonga chromosome 3, complete sequence:
- the PIGU gene encoding Phosphatidylinositol glycan anchor biosynthesis class U protein, with the protein MPIPQPRRLALVLGSALLLRLGLFAFTGVSTALERRPELTSPLTSFRSLSEGVFLRDTGFDPYAGGVFHHSPLYLLFFSYIIPVYSRALTAVLWSLADVLGGILLVRVWQARSAASTSKTTPADTSRDYLVALLYLFNPYTLLSCLARSTTSLDNVLTLAAISGAFTGQNLLSVVALAVAAQTSWYPLFLLPAVILVQQRYSGPSGTSWIVDTAAFLSFFGSLTLFSVNVLGTSWITRTWGLVLTASDLTPNVGMWWYFFTEIFDHFRLFFQGVFQFHLAIYVAPLCLRLDDPAFILLIQLGAISTWKSYPTLGDMALWAGFLGCFPEIIANLQHPLLSLTVHLYTSILLPLLHSLWLLTGTGNANFFYAATMVYGLNSTLTIADVLGAGIVHNVKSKLKGLLTTTDGTSTSDGEDAGDWSIVQLASLDG; encoded by the exons ATGCCTATTCCTCAGCCCCGGCGGCTTGCGCTGGTGCTAGGTTCGGCACTACTgctccgactcggcctcTTCGCCTTTACTGGAGTATCCACTGCTCTTGAACGCCGACCCGAGCTCACTTCACCCTTGACATCGTTTCGCAGTC TGAGCGAGGGGGTGTTTCTGAGAGATACGGGTTTTGACCCATATGCGGGCGGCGTATTCCACCAC TCGCCATTGTacctcctcttcttctcttACATCATCCCCGTCTACTCGAGGGCCTTGACAGCAGTCTTGTGGTCGTTGGCCGACGTGCTGGGAGGTATTCTCCTCGTCCGGGTATGGCAAGCTCGCTCTGCCGCCTCGACAAGCAAGACGACACCTGCCGACACGAGCCGCGACTACCTCGTTGCCCTTCT GTACTTGTTCAACCCCTATACTCTGCTCTCCTGTTTGGCGAGGTCAACAACTAGCCTGGACAACGTCCTTACGCTGGCGGCCATTTCTGGAGCTTTCACTG GGCAGAACTTGTTATCAGTGGTAGCGCTCGCTGTGGCTGCACAGACGTCCTGGTATCCGCTTTTCCTTCTGCCGGCTGTCATCCTCGTTCAACAGAGGTATTCCGGTCCCTCGGGGACCAGCTGGATTGTCGACACGGCGGCATTCCTGTCCTTCTTTGGAAGTCTCACCCTCTTCTCGGTCAATGTGCTGGGCACGAGCTGGATAACCCGCACGTGGGGGCTGGT CCTCACAGCATCTGATCTGACGCCAAACGTCGGCATGTGGTGGTACTTCTTCACCGAGATCTTTGACCACTTCCGGCTCTTCTTTCAAGGAGTCTTCCAG TTTCATCTGGCGATTTACGTCGCCCCGCTCTGTCTCCGTCTCGACGATCCGGCGTTCATCCTGCTTATCCAGCTCGGAGCGATCTCCACATGGAAGAGTTACCCCACACTCGGTGACATGGCGCTGTGGGCCGGATTCCTCGGGTGCTTCCCCGAGATCATCGCCA ATCTGCAGCACCCTCTCCTGTCGTTGACGGTCCACCTCTACACCAGCATTCTCCTCCCGCTGCTGCATTCCTTGTGGCTTCTGACGGGGACTGGAAACGCAAACTTCTTCTACGCCGCGACCATGGTCTATGGCTTGAACTCGACGCTGACCATTGCCGACGTGCTCGGAGCTGGCATTGTGCACAATGTCAAGAGCAAGCTCAAGGGCCTCCTCACAACCACCGAtgggacgagcacgagcgacggcgaggacgccggaGACTGGTCGATCGTACAGCTGGCCAGCCTCGATGGATAG